Proteins encoded in a region of the Quercus lobata isolate SW786 chromosome 8, ValleyOak3.0 Primary Assembly, whole genome shotgun sequence genome:
- the LOC115955549 gene encoding cytochrome P450 76T24-like, producing MDHLAFWLILPIVWACIHVLTAALGGQKSGSSTLPPGPRTFPIIGNILELGNKPHQDVAKLSKTYGPLMTLKLGSLTTIVISSPDIAKEALQKNDQAFSSRTIPDSIQVFNHPKVSMSWLPTLARWRNLRKLSATKIFAPQQLDATQILRQKKVKELLDHVDQCCSGGEVVDIGRVAFITVLNTISNTFFSMDLAQYSSNLQSQEFQDLIFGIMELLGKSNIVDYFPALRLVDPQGIRQRMKSYFTKLIGIFDGIIKERVQLRVSSEGSKASNNVLDSFLNLTEENNSEFSCDNFKRLLLDLFIAGIDTTSSTVEWALSELIHNPEKMAKARDELKEVLGKDQLVQEVDISKLPFLRAIVKETFRLHPPAPFLIPHKAETNVEMRGFIVPKNAQILVNVWAMGRDSSICTNPNLFMPERFFEQDIDFKGINFELIPFGAGRRICPGLPFANRMVPLMLASLVHFFNWKLADEMNPEDMDMSENETFGLTLHRAKPLRVNPTRV from the exons ATGGACCACCTAGCATTTTGGCTAATACTTCCCATCGTGTGGGCATGCATTCATGTGCTCACTGCTGCTCTAGGAGGCCAGAAGTCTGGCTCTTCCACACTTCCCCCAGGTCCCCGCACTTTTCCAATCATCGGAAACATCCTGGAGCTGGGCAACAAACCCCATCAAGATGTTGCCAAGCTCTCCAAAACCTATGGACCCCTTATGACTCTCAAGCTTGGGAGCTTAACAACCATAGTCATTTCCTCTCCAGACATAGCCAAAGAAGCACTGCAAAAAAATGACCAAGCCTTCTCCAGCCGAACTATCCCGGACTCTATCCAAGTATTTAACCACCCCAAAGTTTCAATGTCGTGGTTGCCCACGTTGGCTCGTTGGAGGAACCTTAGGAAACTTTCTGCCACGAAAATATTTGCTCCACAACAACTCGATGCCACACAAATCCTTCGACAGAAAAAGGTGAAAGAATTACTTGACCATGTTGACCAATGTTGCAGTGGTGGGGAAGTGGTTGATATTGGTCGAGTAGCCTTCATTACAGTACTTAATACCATatcaaacacttttttttccaTGGACTTGGCACAGTATAGTTCAAATTTACAATCCCAAGAGTTCCAGGACCTTATATTTGGTATAATGGAGCTTCTTGGAAAGTCCAACATTGTAGACTATTTCCCAGCACTTCGTTTAGTTGACCCGCAGGGTATACGGCAAAGGATGAAAAgttattttacaaaattgatCGGAATTTTTGATGGTATCATCAAGGAACGAGTACAATTAAGAGTTTCATCAGAGGGTTCTAAGGCAAGCAACAATGTACTAGATTCCTTCCTTAATCTCACTGAAGAAAATAATTCAGAATTCAGCTGCGATAATTTCAAACGTTTGCTTCTG GATTTATTTATTGCAGGGATTGACACAACATCAAGCACTGTTGAATGGGCACTGTCTGAGTTAATACATAACCCTGAAAAAATGGCTAAAGCCCGAGACGAGCTTAAAGAAGTTCTTGGCAAGGATCAGCTAGTTCAAGAAGTGGACATCTCAAAGTTACCTTTTCTACGAGCAATAGTGAAAGAAACCTTTCGTTTGCACCCACCAGCACCTTTTCTAATTCCTCACAAGGCTGAGACTAATGTAGAAATGCGTGGCTTTATTGTGCCCAAAAATGCACAAATACTAGTAAACGTGTGGGCAATGGGACGAGACTCAAGCATATGTACAAACCCAAATTTATTTATGCCTGAAAGGTTCTTCGAACAAGACATTGACTTTAAAGGAATAAACTTCGAGCTAATTCCCTTTGGAGCTGGAAGAAGAATCTGTCCTGGATTGCCGTTTGCTAATCGGATGGTGCCCTTAATGTTGGCATCTCTTGTACATTTCTTTAATTGGAAGCTTGCAGATGAGATGAATCCAGAAGATATGGATATGAGTGAGAATGAGACCTTTGGACTCACCTTACACAGGGCTAAGCCTCTCCGGGTTAATCCAACTAGAGTGTAA